Proteins from a genomic interval of Zingiber officinale cultivar Zhangliang chromosome 1B, Zo_v1.1, whole genome shotgun sequence:
- the LOC122052205 gene encoding zinc finger CCCH domain-containing protein 17-like isoform X2 — protein sequence MDFEQPDRYGNRRGYQRAGPSQVPDKSNKVCFHWQAGRCSRHPCPFLHSDPPQTVLADGAAKRGDLQGHVSRNIASAGAPPSKWGKGRAGGKAPDKICNYFLAGNCSFGDKCRFLHSWFMSDSFSLLTHLQGHQKVVTGIALPSGSDKLYSCSKDEYVRVWDTQTGKCVGAINMGGEVGCMTSEGPWLFIGVVNAVKAWNTQTTTEQGLDGPVGQVYALTVGNGMLFAGTQDARILVWKFSATGNVFETYKPLHTGILILCFLLSVTV from the exons ATGGACTTCGAGCAACCAGATCGGTACGGAAACAGGAGGGGCTACCAGCGGGCGGGGCCATCTCAGGTTCCAGACAAAAGCAACAAGGTATGCTTCCACTGGCAGGCGGGGCGATGCAGCCGTCACCCGTGTCCCTTTCTCCATAGCGACCCGCCGCAGACTGTGCTCGCCGATGGCGCTGCCAAGCGGGGGGACTTGCAAGGCCACGTGTCTAGAAATATTGCCTCTGCGGGTGCGCCGCCCTCCAAGTGGGGTAAGGGTCGAGCGGGTGGCAAGGCTCCCGACAAAATCTGCAATTACTTCCTCGCTGGAAATTGTAGTTTCGGAGATAAGTGTAGGTTCCTGCATTCGTGGTTCATGAGCGATAGCTTCTCTCTCTTGACCCATCTCCAGGGGCATCAAAAG GTAGTGACTGGTATCGCTCTGCCTTCAGGGTCTGATAAACTCTACTCTTGTAGCAAGGATGAGTATGTTCGTGTTTGGGATACTCAAACTGGGAAG TGCGTTGGAGCCATCAATATGGGAGGTGAGGTTGGATGTATGACCAGTGAAGGTCCTTGGTTATTTATTGGAGTTGTGAATGCTGTCAAG GCATGGAACACACAAACAACAACAGAACAAGGCCTGGATGGCCCTGTCGGACAAGTTTACGCTTTGACCGTTGGTAATGGTATGCTATTTGCTGGAACACAG GATGCACGAATATTGGTGTGGAAATTTAGTGCTACTGGGAATGTCTTTGAAACTTATAAACCCTTGCACACAGGGATACTTATATTATGCTTTCTGTTATCCGTGACAGTATAG